From one Heptranchias perlo isolate sHepPer1 chromosome X, sHepPer1.hap1, whole genome shotgun sequence genomic stretch:
- the LOC137306999 gene encoding zona pellucida sperm-binding protein 4-like: MPLLVYFHCSAEVCYPSTQENCTAPCSPKRRRTADDRSGALVTADGPILFLEGEERLAALIHQDEKDAAVHSPSRVLGLAVGVALLSVALLVWTVAMWKIEQGRRVGSECRFMEL, translated from the exons ATGCCTCTGTTG GTTTAtttccactgcagtgctgaggttTGCTACCCTTCCACCCAAGAGAACTGCACGGCTCCCTGCAGCCCCA AGAGGCGAAGAACCGCCGATGACCGGTCTGGGGCCTTGGTGACCGCTGATGGACCCATCCTTTTCCTGgaaggtgaggagagattggctgCTCTGATCCACCAGGATGAGAAAG atgctgctgttCATTCCCCCTCCCGTGTTCTTGGATTAGCGGTTGGGGTAGCGCTGCTCTCCGTGGCCCTGTTGGTCTGGACTGTTGCGATGTGGAAAATAGAGCAGGGCCGCAGGGTGGGCTCCGAGTGCAGATTTATGGAGCTGTAG